AGGATCAAGCCAAACAGCAACTGTTTGTTTGAAAagacattttttttgttttcctttgcCTGTGCAACAATCATACTTCTTCATATGACCCTACCAAAAAGGGGGACCAGAAGAAGTTGTCAGGCTTATTGGTGTGTGCTATCATCTGGGACCAAAGGATAGCATATCATGTGATAAACGATTATTTAGCCAAGATTTGCCAACTGGAAAAACATATCATGTGACTCAGAATTTTAAGCCAGAGATTGCCAACCACAAAACGCGTTTTCTAGCATTGGATAAGCCTCTTTGCTCACCATACTCATAGTCCCCACATATATTATGTACCTGCAAAACTTCTTACAATAATTTTAAGAAATAAATTCTGCCCTCAGTATTCCTAGAgaaacatcattgggcaaatcaaATTAGAGATACCCAGATATCATTATATCACAACTGATATGTGAAAATTTCAATGTGGTAGAGAATTCTTAAATTTATCAAAACAATGTTGAGAGATATCAATTTGGAGCTATTTTAAGGTTTGTTTTTTTGTGATATTCAGATTTTCAATAAGGTAGAGAATTCTTAAATTTATCAAAACAATGTTGAGAGATATCAATTTGGAGCTATTTTAAGGTTTGTTTTTCTGTGATACTCAGAAATCAGCAGGACACAAAATATTCACATCGATATTATTTACATGCAAATAAGTGAAAGAATCAATGTTCTGGGAATTAGTGTAGATTATCTAAAATGTCAAGAGACATGATTTGGAACTACTTTATTTTACTTTACAATTATGATATTTACTGCATATATATGAAGATTTCATGTgttgtttattttgaaaatattatatttattattaaatatatttttacatATAAAAGGTTGTAGAATTTAAGATAAAAGATAAGAGTTTTTGTTATGACACTCATATCATTATACAAAATGTAAGAAAAATACAAACTGAAAATAATTTGAACacatgcagattgaagaaaacacATTTCATTCAAGTAAAAACCAAGATCATATCAAAATAGGATGCCATTATGAAACTTCTAATTAGACATATAAATTGTTATCAAATGTAAATTGAAAGATGTGAATTTTTGTTAATGCACTGTCATTACACCTCATGCCTTGTTCCCATTGTTGAGTGCTTCTCAGCATTAAATATAAGTATAAGAAAACTACAGCTTGAAATTATTTGAACATGAAAACAATCCACCTGTAACAAAGAAACTTGCAGATTGTTGACAATACTTCCATTCAAGTAAAAGCGAcacaaaatatattttattagaaCTTTGACATATGAATGATTCTTAAATTTAAGATGAAAGATAAGAACTTTTGTCATCCTTTGCTGCCATTGTTAAATGACATTAAATATATAAGTGTAAGAAAAATACAGCTTGTAATAATCTGAACACAGAAATAATCAACTGTAAAGAGAAATTTGGAAATTGATGACACTAATTCCATTCAAGTAAAACCAGAAATCACATCAAAATGGGCTGTCCACTATGAAGTCCCTAACCAAACTAGATTTACTATAGTCAAGGATTGTACAGATCTATTTTAGTGGGATTTTCATCATacatatatctctatctactgaaAAGAACAAGTCTGATGTACAGTTGATTTACATTCTTCTCCTGCAGAAGCCATCATTGAGTTGATATTAGGGTTTTCAAGCTGCAAAGCATGATTTAGAATCAAAACTTTGGGAAAAAAAAAGTGCCAATGAATGAAGCTAAGCATCTTCATATCTGTGCCAGCAGAGTAGAATGGCAAGACAGCGTGTAATGATGCACAATCTGGCTCTCCGCTCTTTCACTGCACCCACACAACGCTTTCTGAGAGAAGATGATTTGCTCCCACATTCACCATCTTTTCCACTCCTGCTTTTGTGGGTTGTTGAAGAATTCTTGTAATAATAATACCTGGTCTTGGGGATCTTCTCCTGCAGAGAAGAGTTAGGACCATTCACAGAAGATGCACAACGGCACATGTTCGAATCCCTGGGCTTCTACACAGAACTGTAACAAACCCACCCACCACCTTGCTTACTTCAAGTTATAAAAAAATGAGATAGACTAAATTTGAGTGAGGAAGAAAACTCAGTACTGCAGAATTGGAACAAGTGTTGATTCAACTTAGAAACGCCTCCTGCAAACCTTATTTAAAATAATCATTTTCCTCTATAGCTCAGTGACTTTTTCAACACTTGGATTTCTCAACAATCTTTTTGACCAGTATGAGAGGAATGGTACTCAGTTACAGGATACTTATTTCCGGTTATGGTATAAGTGGGCACTGGGTTACTTTAAATGTCTGAGCATTCTCGCCCTAATTCTGCCAAATGTTACATTTCAGTCAAACTAGTTTGAATATTTTAAGCCCTAATGCCGCGGGTTCTAAGAGTTGAGGATTTTTAGGGTTGAGACAGTGTGGCAGAGACAATGAAAATTGGATTATATGTTGGGATTTTGGCAGAGCATTAAATCAAACTAATTATGACAGATGACTTTGGGATATGTTTACTTTGAACCATCATAGTGTTCACACCAGCATTATAatgcttttctttcttttcttttttcctgAAAAAGAGACTCATCGATTAGTGCACTTTATACATTTTATGAATTTGCATATGCCAAAAATAATACAttctatatatataattaattaacaaTGGAAAATAGGTTTTGGTTATTAGGTGAATTGAATTGTTTTAAATGAGCTCATCAGAAATCAAGTCTTGTTAAGTAGGATCTTTTTGAGATCATACCCTACACAACTTTTAGAGAGAGGATACCCTATAGTTGAATAGGTTTTAGCCTAGGACTATTGACATTTGCAGAGCAATCGAATTCATCTCTTATTGAATTATAAGACACATATTTATACAATGAAATATGATGAACCCCGTGAACTACAAGTTCAACAAAATAACAATTAATATCCTAAATATGCTATCCAACCATAACAAACCTAAAACAAATAATAACAAGTTTGAAACAAATTGTCTACGTGGAGAGAGATGATGGAATATccaacattccccccttattacatcattTCTTCAAAGTGCTAATAAGAGAACCTTGAAAACCCTCAAACTTCACACGTGCAAGAGGTTTCGTGAAGATATCAGCACGTTGATCCTGAGTTGAACAGAACTGGCGCTGAATGTTGTTTTGTTGAACATGTTCTCGTATGAAGTGACAATCaacttcaatatgcttggtccattcatgaaacactggattacgaacaagcttgagaacactctgattatcacagtaGAGGACTGTAGGTTGGTTTTGTGGTACCCCCAATCCTTCAAATATGCGACGTAGCCAAACTGCTTCACAAATTGTTGCATTTGCTGCacgatactctgcttctgtagaaGAACGAGCAACTATGGGTTGCTTCTTACTTCCCCAAGAAATAGGTCCTGAACCAAGAAAGAAAACATATCCAGAAGTGGATTTCCTATCATCAACTAAACCTGCATAGTCTGCATCTGTGTACCTTGTCAGGAAAAAATGATCATTATTTTTGTATTCCAAACCATGATCTATCGTACCATGAATATACCTTAAGACCCTTTTTACTGCATTCCAATGAGACGTTTTTGGTTCTTGCATGAATTTGGATAGGTAATTAATAGAAAAactaatgtctggtctagtataagTTAGGtaaatcaaacctccaatcattTGACGATAGAGAGTTGTATTCACCTGAGAAGATGTATCAGATGTGGATAGTTGCAAACCTGATTCCATATGTGTAGACATGGGTTTGGAATCCATCATTCTGAACTTCTCGAGTAGTGTCTTGGCATATTTCTTTTATGACACAAAGATATGATGATTTGTTTGCCATACCTCTAAGCCTAGACAATAATGCAGTAGCCCAAGACCTGTCATATCAAAATCCTTCTTGAGATCATTCTTGGTTGTTTCAACCATTTCTTCTGAGCTCCTTGTGATaaccaagtcatcaacatatacattaaTGATCACAATATCCCCCCCTTGATCCTTGAGGTAGAGGTTTGTATCATATGGATGCCTAGTGAACCCATGTTTAAGCAAATGCtcatcaattttgatataccaGGCCCTAGGGgtctgtttgagaccatatagggaTTTTACAAGTTTGCACAACTTTTCTTCCTTACTAGGTGCAACATATCCCTCTAGTTGGGTCATATAGACCTCTTCCTTAAGGTCTCCATTAAGAAAGacactttttacatccatttgatacaattTCCAACCAAATTGAGTAGCTAAAGAAAAAATCATTCTAATGGTTTTTATCTTTGCAATGGGCGCAAAGGTTTCCTCATAGTCTATACCTTCTTTCTTGGCATAACCCTTAGctacaagtctagccttatgttTATCTATGTTACCTATTGGAAACCAAttacactgagaggggggcgggggtgaatcagtgttataccagaatagtatattttagccttaacaaaacattcatgtgggtaagtgcacaaagatggtggtcaaaaagggggggggtataagtggacactttttttttctaaaatcaggtgaaccctgaacttagaggcaaactttgaaagtcatccactcaagatatgaagataatcaaagaacaaatattgtagtactctgaatctagttccaaaactactaaactttttcaaaattggataagattaaggggggtcaaatccttcatgcacgaaaaactgaccctatttttttctgaaaaatataacatagtgtctgacgtgcgcatcaaaaaagtcatagttagatttagtattttgacaaatcctttggcaaaaagatagttaagagtgagcactagaagatgtgtatttttttgtaattttttgttgagtattttttttttaatgatttttccaatcaagcacatcctaaaaattcagtacctgttcatgcgtgaagcataagttgcactaaacaaatcgaaaatacaattttatttttttttaaattgtaaagaataaagtgcactacaataatatataaagttatttaaatttggatacgtatatcaaaagttattcaaaaaatggtgcacctatgtctgtgagaactatggagacactagtaaaagaaattcaataataatatgttattgttgttcaaattgaaaaaaaattatatggttagaaagctaagaagatgggtgaaaatatggtggcaattttagaaatacccactttacgaagtgtaaacctgatgatgacaaagttgataagataaaacacgtcaaaaaatgagagaaatggagggaaatcaaacttccaatccatagctttgtcatctaggcctatttccaagcctaaaaagtcaaaagcgcgtacgggggtacatatggtttaaaaagcgcgtatggggtatttatagtgtaagaagcgcgtacgcatGTGTTTCCCATTAAACAACGCGTATgcactatctttactataaacagcgcatacgcgttgttgtataatatgatattctatgtataatatgtgtatattcatgtaatatataatatgtgtataatatgacattgtgtatataatatgtttatatacatataatatattaaacatatatatacacatgtaagtgtatcgtctctccctctcaaacgcatacaaggtctctctctctctctctctctctctctctctctctctctctctctctctctctctctctctctctcccttcctccacaccccatccctctttctcttcttctctccctccatacccactgcaactgtgtctgcacttctatagaagtaagtgaatttacttcgtatctgcaacttcctctttgatttttatcatgtagtctctccctccctctacctctcccttcccccgatgttctctcccctctctctccctctcccctctcctctccctctccccaccCTNNNNNNNNNNNNNNNNNNNNNNNNNNNNNNNNNNNNNNNNNNNNNNNNNNNNNNNNNNNNNNNNNNNNNNNNNNNNNNNNNNNNNNNNNNNNNNNNNNNNNNNNNNNNNNNNNNNNNNNNNNNNNNNNNNNNNNNNNNNNNNNNNNNNNNNNNNNNNNNNNNNNNNNNNNNNNNNNNNNNNNNNNNNNNNNNNNNNNNNNNNNNNNNNNNNNNNNNNNNNNNNNNNNNNNNNNNNNNNNNNNNNNNNNNNNNNNNNNNNNNNNNNNNNNNNNNNNNNNNNNNNNNNNNNNNNNNNNNNNNNNNNNNNNNNNNNNNNNNNNNNNNNNNNNNNNNNNNNNNNNNNNNNNNNNNNNNNNNNNNNNNNNNNNNNNNNNNNNNNNNNNNNNNNNNNNNNNNNNNNNNNNNNNNNNNNNNNNNNNNNNNNNNNNNNNNNNNNNNNNNNNNNNNNNNNNNNNNNNNNNNNNNNNNNNNNNNNNNNNNNNNNNNNNNNNNNNNNNNNNtctctctccttccctctctctctctctctctctctctctctctctctctctctctctctctctctctctctctctctctctctctctctctctctctctctctctccctccttccctctcctctccctctctccctccttccctctctctctctctcccctctcctctccctctctccctcctctctctctctccctcccccccccctctctctctctctctctctctctctctcctctctctctctctctctcatctctctctctctctctctctctctcccttccctcccccctcttctctccctctctccctccctctacctctcccttccccccatgttctctccctctctctccctctcccctctccctctccctctcccctctcctctccctctctctccctctcccctctcctctctctctccctctctctccctctctctccctctcccctctcctctccttctctctcccttccccccctcttctctccctctctccctctcccccttcctccatacccattcCATAACTTTTTTTAGGCTTATTAGTACGTACGCGGTACTTTTTACTCATAAGCGCGTACGtgatacttattactcataagccgagaatactgttgggcttgccaacattttatggcctagtaGCGCGTACATGGTTATCAATGTAGCACGTACgtagtttatagacatagttttagttgcccaagagcctcaatgacctcaaaagaagtttttgaggtcattgaaggcccccactggaactgtgtttacacttctatcattgttgtatacataaaagtaagtgaattttttttttttgcatggtttcaaatgattgaattgttttttttattagttttttgtttttgcatggtttcaaatgattaaattgtgattgtttaatagtttgattccaaaaaatagtgataagatgcatacttatggttatttatttatttttgaacttttctttacatatatatgtaatatgattctatttaggtcaaccgatctcaaccatgggaaaggacaagcgaggaacgatggaacaacaagaggctcaaaaggaaagacaaaggtatcGTATGAAGAAaatgcgtgacataagaacaatgggagaagaaggtatgtcaacctcaacatctcaattcgatttaccaaatgaatataatgcacctaatgcaattgaagaagaaacatttgacaaTTTACCATTTgaaactaatgcaattgaagaagataccgcattgaataatcaattaaatgatgaacatattacaccttctctacttgatgaattgaatgtacataatgcacggatgttaacacctcctagaatcattcgtaggaaaccaaagtatctaattgacattgatgagaatatattgaagtcaatgcccaataaaatgaatgaacaaacttgtaggagaatggttaaaagaatatggtaaaactattttaaaaacctaaatcaaaccacaagatgtcaattaattgttcaagtgattaaaaatttgaattttagagagacaatgaaaattctaggcctaagatcatctgaaggtaacagtgaaagaactattgtcagaaatctatttgatgcatatcaatctattggttcaaaatcatgtagtaaagattctaatgctactcgacgtgtcattacatcaaccataatgagcaagaaaataaaaaaagatcatttgataagcaaaacaagtaagtcattgaacgttagtagaacaacattaagtaaagcattaaagaggtgagaacaaatagaggaacctaacaataattctctttgggcattctcgggtagactaccacgcaaagacaaggttgttgtagatgcactaaaaacattaattgaaaatttttggcatgacaacacaagagtatcacccaaccaaagagatgttgttagaaggtgaattgggtctaaaaattgtgaaccacatgcgaaacactatttggatatgactcaaactaaattttatgaaagattccttcaaaagtttcctcaaataaaaatttctcaaagattttttgaaatggcaaaacctttttatattaagattaatcatgtacgcaccacgtgttgttgtaggatgcatattgaattttccatgcattatgatatttttcatcatatttgttctactttgcacactaacgatgttttgcaagaatgtaatatacaagcacctcctaagtcagaaAGAGAATTTATTtgaagtgtgttatgtaatagacatgatggttgcatttattataagatgccttgtttggaaggttcttgtgctctatgtggtggtttgcaacatttaccaagatgcatacatttggagagcacacatgaaattggtacgaaactagtttcttttggaaaatacaagacaatcacatatggagttaaagatggaaaagatttgaagagatgtgagctagtgaaaaatgatatatgtgt
This genomic stretch from Cryptomeria japonica chromosome 8, Sugi_1.0, whole genome shotgun sequence harbors:
- the LOC131857554 gene encoding secreted RxLR effector protein 161; the protein is MMDSKPMSTHMESGLQLSTSDTSSQVNTTLYRQMIGGLIYLTYTRPDISFSINYLSKFMQEPKTSHWNAVKRVLRYIHGTIDHGLEYKNNDHFFLTRYTDADYAGLVDDRKSTSGYVFFLGSGPISWGSKKQPIVARSSTEAEYRAANATICEAVWLRRIFEGLGEKIPKTRYYYYKNSSTTHKSRSGKDGECGSKSSSLRKRCVGAVKERRARLCIITRCLAILLCWHRYEDA